One window of the Solanum stenotomum isolate F172 chromosome 11, ASM1918654v1, whole genome shotgun sequence genome contains the following:
- the LOC125846085 gene encoding 8-hydroxygeraniol dehydrogenase-like, with the protein MILTYNGVDTDGTTTYGGYSDIMVTNEHYVVHWPENLPMESAPLLCAWITTYSPLRYHGLDKPGMHIGVVGFGGLGHMAVKFAKAFGAKVTVISTFVSKKDKAIDRLGADSFLVSRDPDQIQGAVGSLDGIIDTVSAIHHLLPLINLLKTNGKLVMVGTPEKPLELPVFPLFLGRKLVAGSAIGGMKETQEMVDFAAKHNITPDVEVVPMDYVNTALECLLKSYVKYCFVLDIGNTLNKN; encoded by the exons ATGATATTGACGTACAATGGTGTTGACACCGATGGAACTACCACGTATGGTGGTTACTCCGATATAATGGTAACCAATGAGCACTACGTGGTCCATTGGCCCGAAAATTTACCAATGGAATCAGCTCCCCTGTTATGTGCATGGATCACAACTTATAGTCCTTTGAGATATCACGGACTAGATAAACCTGGAATGCACATTGGTGTTGTTGGTTTTGGTGGTCTGGGGCATATGGCTGTGAAATTTGCTAAGGCGTTCGGAGCCAAAGTTACTGTGATAAGTACATTTGTTAGTAAGAAAGACAAAGCAATTGATCGTTTAGGGGCAGACTCGTTTTTGGTCAGTCGTGATCCTGACCAAATACAG GGTGCAGTGGGGTCACTAGATGGCATCATCGATACTGTATCCGCGATTCACCATCTTCTtccattaattaatttgttgaaaACTAATGGGAAGCTTGTGATGGTTGGTACCCCTGAAAAACCACTAGAGTTGCCTGTATTTCCCCTGTTTTTAG GAAGGAAGCTAGTGGCGGGGAGCGCGATAGGAGGGATGAAGGAGACACAAGAGATGGTTGATTTCGCGGCAAAGCATAACATAACACCAGATGTTGAAGTAGTGCCAATGGACTACGTGAATACAGCGTTGGAATGCCTTTTGAAATCGTACGTGAAGTATTGTTTTGTGCTTGACATTGGCAACACGTTGAACAAGAATTGA
- the LOC125846084 gene encoding 8-hydroxygeraniol dehydrogenase-like: MNNQNNQPVEGDKLREITKVNKKARTGNYEYSQQKSGGGNHSQVTGEKDVQFKVMYCGICHSDLHQLKNEWGNSKYPMVPGHEVVGVVTEVGSKVEKFKVGDKVGVGCMVGSCRKCENCSVDLENYCPRQIPTYNGYSLDGTLTFGGYSDMMVSDEHFVVRWPENLSMDVAPLLCAGITTYSPLKYFGLDKPGMHIGVVGLGGLGHMAVKFAKAFGTKVTIISTSANKKQEAIECLGADSFLISRDPEQMKAAMNTLDGIIDTVSAVHPILPLLMLMKSHGKLVMVGAPEKPVELPVFPLLMGRKLVAGSCIGGMRET, translated from the exons ATGAATAATCAGAACAATCAGCCAGTTGAGGGAGATAAACTTAGGGAAATCACTAAGGTAAACAAGAAAGCTAGAACAGGgaactatgagtactctcaacagaaatcgggtggtggaaatcactcaCA GGTGACAGGTGAAAAAGATGTGCAATTTAAAGTTATGTATTGTGGAATTTGCCATTCTGATCTTCATCAACTCAAGAATGAATGGGGAAATAGCAAGTACCCTATGGTGCCTGG GCATGAGGTTGTTGGTGTTGTAACTGAAGTAGGAAGCAAGGTGGAGAAATTTAAGGTTGGAGACAAAGTAGGTGTTGGATGTATGGTAGGATCATGTCGAAAATGTGAGAATTGTAGCGTTGATCTCGAGAATTACTGCCCTCGTCAGATTCCTACATACAACGGCTATAGCTTAGACGGAACCCTCACGTTTGGAGGTTACTCCGACATGATGGTATCCGATGAGCATTTTGTAGTACGTTGGCCTGAAAACTTGTCGATGGACGTTGCTCCCCTGTTATGTGCTGGAATTACTACTTATAGTCCTTTGAAATATTTTGGACTCGATAAGCCTGGAATGCACATTGGTGTTGTTGGTCTTGGAGGGCTCGGACATATGGCTGTTAAGTTCGCTAAGGCATTCGGAACCAAAGTGACTATCATTAGTACATCTGCTAATAAGAAGCAAGAAGCAATTGAGTGTTTGGGCGCAGACTCTTTCTTGATCAGTCGCGATCCTGAGCAGATGAAG GCTGCAATGAACACATTGGATGGGATTATCGACACTGTTTCTGCGGTGCACCCTATTCTTCCATTGCTTATGTTGATGAAATCTCATGGTAAGCTTGTTATGGTTGGTGCACCAGAAAAACCGGTGGAGTTGCCCGTGTTTCCTCTACTTATGG GAAGGAAGCTAGTGGCTGGAAGTTGCATAGGAGGGATGAGAGAGACTTAA